The sequence CAGCCGGCCAGGCCGTCACGCAGGCGGCGGACCGGGCGACGCAGCAGGGCCGCGGCGAGACGGCGCAGCCGGTACCGCCACACCATCACCCGGGCCCGGCTCCGCCACCGCCAGTCCTCGGGCGACACCGTCGCGCGTCCCCGCCGGCGCTGGACCACCCGCGCCAGCACGGCGGCCCGCGTGGCCTCGAAGCGCGCCCGAGGCCAGTTGTCGCCCACCAGGACCAGGCGATCCTCCCGCTTCTCGACGACGCGCCGGGTCGGGAACTTGTCGGCCTGCCGGTAGGTGACGATGTCGCCGACTCGGATCGCTTCCCAGCCGACCGGCTCCGCGGCGAGCTCGTCCCCGTCCTCCAGGAAGGGCCGCATGCTGTGGCCGTGGAAGAGGACCGGCGCGAGGCGTCGGGAGTGCTCGAGCTGCATCTCCCGGGCACGCAGCCGAATCGCCTCCGCCCTCAGG is a genomic window of Candidatus Methylomirabilota bacterium containing:
- a CDS encoding S24/S26 family peptidase; the encoded protein is MQLEHSRRLAPVLFHGHSMRPFLEDGDELAAEPVGWEAIRVGDIVTYRQADKFPTRRVVEKREDRLVLVGDNWPRARFEATRAAVLARVVQRRRGRATVSPEDWRWRSRARVMVWRYRLRRLAAALLRRPVRRLRDGLAGCGLGWGRGAPDGP